A genomic stretch from Psilocybe cubensis strain MGC-MH-2018 chromosome 1, whole genome shotgun sequence includes:
- a CDS encoding Glucan 1,3-beta-glucosidase, which translates to MMRIRSVFVTLFGAFSSLPMTTAANWGFPYGTQKVRGVNLGGWLVLEPWITPSLFDNTGDSRIVDEWTFGQFQDKATATSVLQNHWNTWITEADFAAIAAAGLNHVRLPIGYWAFDVSGGEPFIQGQLPYLTKAVTWAQNHGLKLIVDLHGDYDNSGQKMSSPTWQTKQNNIDRSDAIIMRLASMFAGNTGTVPIIAPLNDDQLLSVTRQYWYDSYGNIRFPFGTSQQSNIVVMIHDAFQPLSYWSNFMPSPQWQGVIIDTHIYQMFSQALVSQTNAQHISTACGQLSSLSNSPLWTVVGEWTPAPNDCAKYLNGRGTGSRYEGTLSGSTRVGSCTGLTGKASGFSSSYKTFLRQYWEAQTQTYEKGNQGWIQWTWKAEAADEWSYQAGLANGWIPQNPTNYQFPNICG; encoded by the exons ATGATGAGGATACGCTCTGTTTTTGTCACGCTCTTTGGGGCCTTTTCTTCGCTGCCAATGACAACAGCCGCCAATTGGGGTTTCCCCTACGGAACTCAAAAAGTACGCGGTGTTAACTTGGGGGGATGGCTTGTCCTCGAG CCCTGGATTACTCCCTCTTTGTTCGATAACACTGGCGACTCGAGGATTGTCGATGAATGGACTTTTGGTCAATTTCAGGATAAGGCAACCGCTACAAGCGTTCTTCAGAATCACTGGAACACGTGGATTACCGAGGCGGACTTCGCAGccattgctgctgctgg CCTCAACCATGTTCGACTTCCTATCGGCTATTGGGCATTCGACGTGTCCGGGGGCGAACCTTTCATACAAGGACAACTTCCATATCTTACCAAAGCGGTCACTTGGGCACAAAACCACGGGTTAAAGTTAATTGTTGACTTACATGGCGA CTATGACAACTCTGGTCAGAAAATGAGCTCACC GACATGGCAAACCAAGCAAAACAATATTGATCGTTCTGACGCTATCATCATGCGTTTGGCGTCCATGTTTGCAGGAAACACCGGCACGGTGCCCATCATTGCCCCTCTAAACGA TGACCAGTTATTATCCGTTACCAGACAG TACTGGTACGATAGCTACGGAAACATCAG ATTTCCATTCGGGACATCGCAGCAGAGCAACATAGTCGTGATGATccatgatgccttccaaCCTCTCAGCTACTGGAGTAACTTCATGCCTTCTCCCCAATGGCAGGGCGTTATAATTGACACTCACATTTACCAGATGTTCTCTCAAGCC CTGGTTTCCCAAACCAACGCTCAGCACATATCTACCGCATGCGGCCAGCTGTCTTCCCTCTCGAACTCCCCGCTCTGGACTGTTGTTGGAGAATGGACTCCTGCCCCCAACGACTGTGCCAAATATCTGAATGGCCGTGGCACAGGTTCTCGTTACGAAGGCACCCTTTCCGGATCAACGAGAGTTGGGAGTTGCACGGGCCTCACTGGGAAAGCTTCAGGCTTTAGCTCTAGTTACAAGACCTTCCTCCGCCAGTACTGGGAAGCGCAGACCCAAACGTACGAAAAGGGAAACCAAGGATGGATTCAGTGGACGTGGAAAGCTGAAGCTGCTGATGAATGGAGCTACCAGGCTGGTTTAGCTAACGGTTGGATTCCGCAGAACCCTACAAACTATCAATTCCCGAATATCTGTGGATAA
- a CDS encoding UDP-N-acetylhexosamine pyrophosphorylase → MAIDTLRQRYDTAGQGHLFKFWSKLSAAQQDELKAQLECLNIERVNRIYSKAVTSEAEALNPTTTVDPIQPLPKGASESVSDPAKVKEWRERGLKAISEGQVGVLLMAGGQGTRLGSSAPKGCYDIGLPSHKSLFQYQAERIARLQTLAESEFSKPAGSVIIPWYVMTSGPTRRDTEDFFKTNGHFGLDPKNVVFFEQGTLPCLTMEGKVILETPSKVAVAPDGNGGLYAATRSPLSPGKTDTVLSDLAKRKILYVHAYCVDNCLVRVADPVFLGYSINKQADCAAKVVPKTHPTESVGVVACRGNKFSVVEYSEISKEQSERRDPETGELTFRAGNIANHFYTTAYLNKVESFEEDLAFHIARKKIPYVDLETGETIKPNKPNGMKLEMFVFDVFPYTERFAVLEVDRKEEFSPLKNAPGTGSDDPETSRRDLLAQHKRFLENAGAKVAEGVEIEISPLVSYAGEGLESIKGKTFQKSGPVAAVEELEVLA, encoded by the exons ATGGCCATCGATACCCTTCGTCAACGTTATGACACCGCTGGCCAAGGCCACCTCTTCAAGTTCTGGTCAAAACTCTCTGCCGCTCAACAGGATGAATTAAAGGCCCAGTTGGAGTGCCTCAATATCGAGCGTGTTAACCGTATCTATTCCAAAGCGGTCACTTCTGAGGCGGAAGCCCTCAACCCAACCACAACTGTTGATCCTATTCAACCTTTACCCAAAGGCGCGTCCGAATCTGTTAGCGATCCTGCTAAAGTCAAGGAATGGCGAGAGCGCGGATTGAAGGCTATTTCTGAAGGGCAGGTCGGCGTGCTGCTCATGGCGGGCGGTCAGGGGACTAGACTGGGAAGCAGTGCCCCTAAAGGATGCTATGATATTGGCCTTCCTTCTCACAAATCGCTTTTCCAATACCAAGCAGAACGGATTGCCCGTTTACAGACTCTAGCAGAATCTGAATTCTCCAAACCTGCCGGATCGGTTATCATCCCATGGTACGTCATGACCAGCGGGCCGACGCGTCGCGACACTGAGGACTTCTTCAAAACCAATGGCCACTTTGGTTTGGACCCTAAGAATGTGGTATTCTTCGAGCAAG GAACCCTTCCTTGCCTTACTATGGAGGGCAAAGTCATCCTTGAAACCCCTTCCAAAGTCGCTGTTGCACCAGACGGCAATGGCGGTCTTTACGCTGCCACGCGCTCCCCCCTGTCTCCCGGAAAGACCGACACTGTGCTTTCCGATCTTGCGAAGCGTAAAATTCTCTACGTGCATGCATACTGCGTCGACAACTGCCTTGTTCGCGTGGCTGACCCTGTTTTCCTCGGGTACAGCATCAACAAGCAAGCCGATTGTGCCGCGAAAGTTGTTCCCAAAACCCACCCTACAGAATCCGTCGGCGTCGTTGCATGCCGTGGCAATAAATTCAGCGTTGTGGAGTACTCCGAAATATCGAAGGAACAATCTGAGCGTCGCGATCCCGAAACGGGAGAGTTAACTTTCCGCGCTGGAAACATTGCGAATCACTTCTACACCACCGCATACCTGAACAAGGTGGAATCATTCGAAGAGGATTTGGCATTCCACATTGCCCGCAAGAAGATCCCCTACGTGGATTTGGAGACAGGGGAAACTATTAAACCGAATAAGCCTAATGGCATGAAGCTCGAGATGTTTGTCTTCGACGTCTTTCCTTACACCGAGCGTTTCGCCGTGTTGGAAGTGGACAGGAAGGAGGAATTTAGCCCTCTAAAAAATGCACCTGGAACTGGTTCAGATGACCCGGAAACCAGTCGTCGCGACCTTTTGGCCCAGCACAAGCGATTCCTGGAAAACGCTGGAGCCAAGGTTGCTGAAGGTGTTGAGATTGAAATTTCACCACTGGTGAGCTACGCCGGCGAGGGACTGGAAAGTATCAAAGGCAAAACTTTTCAAAAATCAGGGCCAGTTGCAGCTGTCGAGGAACTGGAAGTGTTGGCATAG